In Methylobacterium sp. WL1, the sequence GGTTGGGGCCGACGCAGCGGAACCGGTGCGGGCGGCGGCTGTCGAAGCTGTAGGCATCGCCGGGGCCGAGGATGCGCCGCTCCTCGCCGACCGTGACCTCGAGGCGGCCGGACAGCACGATGCCGCCCTCCTCGCCCTCGTGGGAGAGCGGCACCCGGCCGGTATCGGCCCCGGGCTCGTAGCGCTCCTTCAGGAGTTGGAGCTTGCGCCCGAACAGGCTGTCGCCGACCTGCAGGAACGAGATCGCCCCCTTGGTCGCCTTGCGGCCGATCTCGGTCAGTTCGTCTGCCGCGAAGAACGCCTTGCGCTCCGGCTCCGGTTCGAGCGCAAAGAACTCGGCCATGCCGATCGGCACCCCGTCGAGGATGCGCTTGAGGGCGCCCACCGAGGGGTTCACCCGGTTCGCCTCGATCAGCGAAATCGCCGAGTTCGTCACCCCGGCGCGCTTGGCCAGCGCCCGCTGCGACAGGCCGTGGCGGGCCCGCACGAAGCGCAGGCGCGCGCCGACATCGATGCTCATCCGTCCCGGCCCCGTTTCAGGTGTTGAGGATCCCGCAACGGTGCCGTCCGCGGCCCCGATTCTGCAAGGGCTTGGCGGCGATCAGAAAAGGACTTGTTGCCCGATCCGCCAGGGTGTCCCCTGGA encodes:
- a CDS encoding cupin domain-containing protein, giving the protein MSIDVGARLRFVRARHGLSQRALAKRAGVTNSAISLIEANRVNPSVGALKRILDGVPIGMAEFFALEPEPERKAFFAADELTEIGRKATKGAISFLQVGDSLFGRKLQLLKERYEPGADTGRVPLSHEGEEGGIVLSGRLEVTVGEERRILGPGDAYSFDSRRPHRFRCVGPNPCELVSACTPPSF